The proteins below are encoded in one region of Natronococcus sp. CG52:
- the pdhA gene encoding pyruvate dehydrogenase (acetyl-transferring) E1 component subunit alpha: MPEEERAQFTIRSVQVLSEDESVDEELVPSLSDEQLLELYEQMKRSRRLDERAVSLQRRGELGTYAPAIGQEAAQIGSAFAMAEDDWIVPSFREQPALLTRGTPPHRILQYALGMEEGAEIPGGEGALPPAIPVGSQPLHAVGVGWGEALQGRSNVAVTYFGDGATSEGDVYEALNIAGVYDAQTVFVCQNNRYAISTRLEKQTDAETLAQKAIAAGIEGIQVDGNDVLGVYRVVQDAIESARNGNPVMVEALTYRRSMHTTSDDPSVYRESEEETEWEARDPIVRFQVYLENRGLLDEETKATIDDRVESEIAEAIDLAKEGREEIDPADMFRHVYAEMPPELERQYEAFGGEVDG, translated from the coding sequence ATGCCCGAAGAGGAGCGCGCTCAGTTCACTATCAGATCGGTACAGGTACTATCCGAGGACGAGTCGGTCGACGAGGAGTTGGTCCCCTCGCTGAGCGACGAGCAGTTACTGGAACTGTACGAGCAGATGAAGCGGTCGCGCCGACTCGACGAACGCGCCGTTTCGCTGCAGCGTCGCGGTGAACTCGGGACGTACGCACCCGCGATCGGTCAGGAGGCGGCACAGATCGGAAGCGCGTTCGCCATGGCCGAGGACGACTGGATCGTCCCCTCGTTCCGCGAACAGCCCGCGCTCCTGACCCGCGGGACGCCGCCCCACAGGATTCTCCAGTACGCGTTGGGAATGGAGGAGGGGGCCGAGATTCCGGGCGGCGAGGGGGCGCTGCCGCCGGCGATTCCCGTCGGGAGCCAGCCGTTGCACGCCGTCGGCGTCGGCTGGGGTGAAGCGCTGCAGGGCCGATCGAACGTCGCGGTCACCTACTTCGGCGACGGTGCGACTAGCGAGGGGGACGTATACGAGGCGCTCAACATCGCCGGCGTCTACGACGCCCAGACGGTGTTCGTCTGTCAGAACAACCGGTACGCCATCTCCACGCGACTCGAGAAACAGACCGACGCCGAGACCCTCGCCCAGAAGGCAATCGCAGCGGGTATCGAGGGGATTCAGGTTGACGGCAACGACGTACTGGGCGTCTACCGGGTCGTCCAAGACGCCATCGAGAGCGCTCGGAACGGGAACCCGGTGATGGTCGAGGCGCTCACCTACCGGCGCTCGATGCACACGACCTCCGACGACCCCTCCGTCTACCGCGAGTCCGAGGAAGAAACGGAGTGGGAGGCCCGCGATCCGATCGTCCGCTTCCAGGTGTACCTCGAGAATCGGGGACTCCTCGACGAGGAGACGAAGGCGACTATCGATGATCGAGTCGAATCCGAGATCGCCGAGGCGATCGACCTGGCGAAGGAGGGCCGCGAGGAGATCGATCCGGCGGACATGTTCCGGCACGTGTACGCGGAGATGCCGCCCGAACTCGAGCGCCAGTACGAGGCCTTCGGAGGTGAGGTCGATGGGTGA
- a CDS encoding DMT family transporter, whose product MDDETVGIALVLTSAIGFGTLGIFGILAAEEGLSIPTVLALRFSLATVVVWTFLWLRGRFRVLLGRPLAIALALGGIGYATQSGLYFLGLEFMTAGMVAIVLYTYPAFVVCIVAITNPDRVTTVVLLALGLSIGGVALITGADPAGVDPRGVAIVLGAALAYSLYIVVSQRALTTVDAEILTAFVLPAAAVTFVGFGAGTNALAMPGSATAWGVALAIAIFATVVPVLTFFAGIAKIGASRASIISTAEPGVTVALGALVLGEPVTIVTIVGGTLVVTGVILIQREDA is encoded by the coding sequence ATGGACGACGAAACGGTCGGGATCGCGCTCGTGCTGACCTCCGCGATCGGGTTCGGCACGCTCGGTATCTTCGGCATTCTCGCCGCCGAGGAGGGACTCTCGATCCCGACGGTTCTCGCGCTGCGATTCAGCCTCGCGACGGTCGTCGTCTGGACGTTCCTCTGGCTGCGAGGACGGTTTCGCGTTCTCCTCGGCCGGCCGCTCGCGATCGCACTCGCGCTCGGCGGGATCGGCTACGCCACGCAGAGCGGCCTCTACTTCCTGGGACTCGAGTTCATGACCGCCGGAATGGTTGCGATCGTCCTCTACACCTATCCGGCGTTCGTCGTCTGCATCGTCGCGATCACGAACCCGGACCGGGTGACGACGGTCGTGTTGCTCGCGCTCGGCCTGTCGATCGGCGGCGTCGCGCTCATCACCGGCGCGGATCCGGCGGGTGTCGACCCTCGAGGCGTTGCGATCGTTCTCGGTGCGGCACTCGCCTACTCGCTGTACATCGTCGTGAGCCAGCGGGCGCTCACGACGGTCGACGCCGAGATACTGACGGCGTTCGTGCTGCCCGCTGCGGCCGTGACCTTCGTCGGGTTCGGCGCCGGAACGAACGCGCTCGCGATGCCCGGCAGTGCAACCGCCTGGGGGGTCGCGCTCGCCATCGCGATTTTCGCGACGGTGGTCCCGGTGCTCACCTTTTTCGCCGGCATCGCGAAGATCGGGGCGAGTCGAGCGAGCATCATCAGCACCGCCGAACCCGGTGTCACGGTCGCACTGGGCGCGCTCGTACTCGGAGAGCCGGTTACGATCGTGACGATCGTCGGCGGCACCCTCGTCGTCACTGGTGTTATCCTCATTCAGCGTGAAGACGCCTGA
- a CDS encoding alpha-ketoacid dehydrogenase subunit beta encodes MGERLRMIEAVRETLREELERDDGVVVYGEDVARAGGVFRATEGLADDYPDRVFDAPVAEAGIVGVGVGLAATGMRPVPEIQFQSFLYQGFHQLAQHVARIRSRTRGTISCPMTIRMPYGGGIHALELHSESFEAGFAHIPGLQVVFPSSPAETKGLLTSAIRSPDPVVFMEPTRLYRSFREEVPDDHEIPLGEARVAEAGDDVTVIAWGSMLRETLDAVEEIDASVEVVDPRTLYPLDTETITDSVKKTGRCVVVHEAPQTGGMAGEITSRVNEEAFLYLEAPVERVTGYDVPVPLFAREDAYVPDADRIETGIRNALEFS; translated from the coding sequence ATGGGTGAACGCCTCCGAATGATCGAGGCCGTTCGGGAGACGCTCCGCGAGGAACTCGAGCGCGACGACGGCGTCGTCGTCTACGGAGAGGACGTCGCCCGCGCCGGCGGGGTGTTCCGGGCGACCGAGGGGCTGGCCGACGACTATCCGGACCGAGTGTTCGACGCGCCCGTCGCGGAAGCGGGCATCGTCGGCGTCGGCGTCGGACTCGCGGCCACCGGAATGCGACCCGTCCCGGAGATCCAGTTCCAGAGCTTCCTCTACCAGGGGTTCCACCAGCTCGCCCAGCACGTCGCGCGGATCCGGAGTCGCACTCGAGGAACGATCAGCTGTCCCATGACGATCCGAATGCCGTACGGCGGCGGCATCCACGCCCTGGAGCTTCACTCCGAGAGCTTCGAGGCCGGGTTCGCGCACATTCCCGGCCTGCAGGTCGTCTTCCCCTCCTCGCCGGCCGAGACGAAGGGGCTGCTCACGTCGGCCATCCGCAGCCCGGATCCGGTCGTCTTCATGGAGCCGACGCGGCTGTACCGCTCGTTCCGCGAGGAGGTTCCCGACGACCACGAGATCCCGCTCGGCGAGGCGCGCGTGGCCGAAGCCGGCGACGACGTCACGGTGATCGCCTGGGGGTCGATGCTCCGCGAGACGCTCGACGCCGTCGAGGAGATCGACGCGAGCGTCGAGGTGGTCGATCCGCGAACGCTCTACCCGCTAGATACGGAGACGATCACCGACTCGGTGAAGAAGACGGGTCGGTGCGTCGTCGTCCACGAGGCGCCCCAAACCGGCGGCATGGCCGGCGAGATCACGTCTCGAGTCAACGAGGAAGCGTTCCTCTACCTCGAGGCCCCCGTCGAGCGGGTGACCGGCTACGACGTGCCCGTTCCGCTGTTCGCCCGCGAGGACGCCTACGTGCCCGACGCGGACCGCATCGAAACGGGGATTCGCAACGCCCTCGAGTTCAGCTGA
- a CDS encoding CHRD domain-containing protein, translating to MKRRELLQLGAGALALTQVPVAFAQDDENFDAAALFSAGAMTGDQQEPPLESDGVGTAVFSLSQDETKLHYVLLVTELEEITQAHIHAGKREGSGDVVAFLFGQRDESGEFTGEIEGGVTFNGVLANGTITEDALLGPFKDESFQTLVDAIRDEETYANVHTVEHPDGEIRGQLLEVQDIEVQFDGMGDVWHEDGQLHTRPDSGLMIRENDEIIHHHYPGIDENDDRGRGPNDARGRGRDDHHRRRRSDDSADEEE from the coding sequence ATGAAACGACGTGAGTTACTCCAATTGGGGGCGGGCGCGCTGGCGCTCACACAAGTACCGGTAGCGTTCGCACAGGACGACGAGAATTTCGACGCAGCCGCGCTGTTCAGCGCAGGCGCGATGACCGGTGACCAACAGGAACCGCCGCTCGAAAGTGACGGTGTCGGCACCGCTGTTTTCAGCCTTTCACAGGACGAAACCAAACTTCACTACGTACTGCTCGTTACGGAACTCGAGGAGATTACCCAGGCCCACATCCACGCCGGTAAACGTGAAGGGTCCGGCGATGTCGTCGCGTTTCTGTTTGGGCAGCGAGACGAGAGCGGAGAATTCACTGGGGAAATCGAAGGTGGAGTTACCTTCAACGGAGTTCTCGCGAACGGCACGATCACAGAAGATGCCCTTCTCGGCCCGTTCAAGGATGAATCGTTCCAGACACTCGTGGACGCCATTCGAGACGAGGAGACGTACGCGAACGTACACACTGTCGAACATCCTGATGGCGAAATCCGGGGCCAACTGCTCGAAGTCCAAGATATCGAAGTCCAGTTCGACGGGATGGGTGATGTCTGGCATGAGGATGGACAGCTTCACACGAGACCCGACTCCGGTCTGATGATCCGCGAGAACGACGAGATTATTCACCACCACTATCCAGGAATCGACGAGAACGATGATCGTGGTCGTGGACCGAATGATGCACGGGGGCGTGGACGAGACGATCACCACAGACGCCGAAGAAGCGACGACAGTGCTGATGAAGAAGAGTAA